AATCTGAAGACTTATAAATTCTATTGTCGCCCCCCACAATATAAAGTTGGCTGGAGTAAAATTTTATATCATTTAAATTATAAGTTGCTTCGATGCTTACAGGAGACCAGTTTGCACCTTGATCATTTGTTTTAAAGAGTTTACCGTTATTTCCGACAATAAAAGCATCAGTATTATTAATAAAAAGAATTTTATTGATGCTGGTTGAACTTAGATTTGTCGCCGTCCAGTTTGCTCCCTGGTTTGTTGTTTTATAGATCTTTCCATTGGCAGCACACACAAACCCGATATTTTCATCTATAAAAAAGATATCATTGATGTTACTTTGTTCCGGTAATGAAACAAAAGAGAATGAATTTCCTGAATTTAATGTTTTGTATATGACACCTGAATTACCTCCAAGGAAACCTATAGATTCATTTACAAAATAAAAACTTCTTAAAAAAGCAGCATTTGCTGATTTGTAAACAGAAGTATTAAATCCATCTGTGGTTTTATAAATTCCGGTTTGGGTTAATACAAATCCGACATTATTATTGAGCATTTGAATATCTCTGTAAATTTCATTTCTAAAGAGTTTTTTCCAGGTTTTTCCACCATCCTTTGAAGAGGCTACAACTCCATTTTCAGACTGATCGAGCATGTACAATGTCTGATCAGGTGTAATCTCCAAATTAGTGATGGTGGAAAAAGATTTTACCGGCGTTAAAAATTTCCATTGCTGAGCTTCTAAAACTGATATAAATCCCAGTAGTAAAAGTGTAAAGTATTTATTCATATAAGGGTTAATAGTTTTTACAAATATATGAATAAGGGAAAGTTGTTATGCTTTCTAAATGTTAAAAATAATTGCTGAAAAATTTAATGTCATTATTTCTAAAACTTTCAATTTTGTAAGGATTAAAATCAAACTTGGGTGCTTTTGTTCCATTTTCCAATTTTAAATTTTCATTTTTAATAACAATAGTTTCATCCCAAAGACTGCTATCTATGAATTGCTTCAACGTAAACCTACCTCCTTCAATAATAACAGACTGTATCTGTTCTTTGTAGAGTACCTGCATTAATGCCGGTAGAAAATTTTCTTTTTCGATTTTAATGAATTGAATGTTTCCTTCATGTCCTTCTTTAATTGAATTTAAAACGAATGTCCGTGCTTCATTATTGTAAATATTGAAATTTTCAGGAACTTTCAAGTCAAAATCTATTAATATTCTGACAGGATTGGTACCCTCTAAATTTCTAACTGTTAAGCTTGGGTTGTCATTTAAGGCTGTTTGAGTTCCTACAAGGATTGCGTGCTCATCTGCTCTCAATTGATGCACAAATTGATTAGTTAATTTGTTAGAAATGGCTGTAGGTTTAAAATCTTTATCTAGAAACCCGTCTCCTGACTCGGCCCATTTTAAAATAATATAAGGCCTTTTCTTTTCATGATAGGTGAAAAACCGCTTATTCAGCCTGATGCATTCATCTTCTAAAATACCTGAAATAACTTCAATTCCCGCATCCTGGATAATCTTTTTTCCTTTACCATTCACCTTGTCATGAGAGTCCATTGCGCCAATTACCACTTTTTTGAATCCCAATTCTTTAATTTTTAAAGCGCATGGAGGTGTTTTTCCATAATGGGCACATGGCTCCAGCGATACATAAATAGTTGATTCCGGGATGAGTTCTTTATTTGTAACAGAGTTGATGGCATTGATTTCTGCATGGTTTTCTCCTGCTTTGTGGTGATAACCTTCCCCAATGATCTCTCCATTGTGAACGATTACACTTCCTACAAGAGGGTTTGGGTAGGTGTTGCCCAATGCTTTCTGAGCCAGTTCAATACATCTTTTGATATATAATTCGTCGTTGTTCATATCTGTAAAAAGAAAAAGCGAAGACAAATTGCTTTGCTCCGCCTTTATTTATTTTGTTAAGATTTATTCTCCGGCAATAATGTTGTGGAGATTTTGTTTTAAAGTTTCCAGATGAGCTTTCTTTTCATCAATGGTGTTGTAAGTATCCTTTAATAAAGGATTTTCTCTTGACGGTTTGGTAAAGAAGGCAAGGTTGTTTTCCAGCTTTACAATTTCGCCTTCAAGATCAGAGATTTGATTTTTGATCTTTCTTGCTTTGTCAGTAAGTTGGTTTTCAGATAAACCTTCTTCTTTCAGTTCAAGCTCATTGATCTTATTGATTTTTAATTTCTCTCTTAAAGTCTTGTTGAATTCAGTATTGATAGAGATTTTATCTCTAGGAACTTTACCAATGTTGTTCCATGCTGTTTTGATCTGCTCAATTTTTTCGATGCTTCCTTCTTCATTGGAAACAGTTTTCAGTTCATCAAGAAGGACTTTTTTATTTTTATAATTCTCTTTCCAGTTGTCTGTAGAGGTGTTGCTCTTTTCTCTGTAATTATTGAAGAATGCATTACACGCATCACGAAACTCATCCCAGATTTTATTGGTCATGCTCTTTGGAACGTGGCCAATTTTTTTCCAGTCTTCCTGCAGCTTTTTGAATAATGGAACGGAAATATCCCATTCTTCATTATTTTGGTTGTCCTGTGCGGTCTGGATTAGTTGTAATTTTTCTTCCAGGTTGGCCTGCTGAGAACCTTTCAGGGATTTATAGTAATTGTTTTTTGTGGTATTAAAAGCTCTGAGTGTTATTTTAAAATCATTCCAGTTTTGGTTTGATAATTTTCTTGGTACACTTCCGGTTTTTAAGAATTCAGAACGAAGATCTTCCACTCTTTTGATGGCATTTTGCCAATAGTTGTGGTTAGGAGTTTCTGATGGCTCAGAAAGTTTCTTAATCTCCGTGATAATCTGATTTTTCTTTTCAAGATTTGTATTCTGCTCTTTTTCTATTGAAGCGGAAAGTTCAGATTTCCTTTCGTGGATTTTATTGGAAATTTCTTTGAATTCTTCCCATGTTTTTTCACGGAACTCTTCTGCTACTGGTTCTGCCTCTTCTTTCCAAAGCTTGTGAAGATACTGAAGCTCATTTAAAGCTTTTTGAATTACCGGCTCATTTTCCAGTTCCTGAGCACGAGCAATAATGTGTTGTCTCTTCTCTAAATTGTGGCTGTATTCCTGTTCCAAAAATTCTTTATTCAGATCCAGCATCTGATAAAACTGATTGAGGTGGTGGAAATAATTGTTGTTAAGAATTTTAAATTCAGATTTGGCTACCTGTCCTGCTTTTGCCCATTCTTCTTTTATCTCACGGATGGATTTGAAAAGATTAATTCCCGGTTCAGAGTTAGTATAGAGATTTTTAAGTCTTTCAATAATGTTTTGGCGGTGTTCCAGGTTTTTTTTCTGTTCTTCCTCCTGACCTTTCTGGAAATCATCATGCTTTTCTCTGAAGATGTTGACTAGAGCGGAATATTTAGTTTGCAAAGGATGTTCATAACTGAAATTTTCAGGAGCATTTCCTCCTTCAGCATATTCATGCTTTTTATCTTCCACTTCATCATGGATGTAATGATTTGCTTTTTCCTTCAATTGGCTGAATCTTTTAAAATTCTCACCAGCGTTGGGAGTGTTGATGATTTTTTCCATTTCCTTTAAAGCATCAGCCAGAGAAATTTCTACCTCTTCATGTTCTTCCACGTGTTCTGTGTCATCATCATGAGGGGCTGCATCATGAGAAACTGTGTTTTCTGATGTCTCCTGAGATACTTCGTTAGGATTTTTATTTTCTTCGTTTTCAGAAAGATTGTTTTCTGTAATCATAGCAAATCTTTTATGTGAGTGGCGTTAATATCCTTTGTATATAGCTGTAAGGCCAATTAAAGTACTAATTTATGTTATTTTTTTTGAAAATTCCAAATTTCCCAAGCTTTTTCTGCTTGCTGTTCAAGCATATAATACCCATTGACGGTTTTTGCTCCTTTTTCCGAGGCATTGATGATAAATCGGGTATAATTGGGGTTGTATATTAAATCTATAACCAGGTGTTCCGGAGACAGTGCCTCAAAAGGAAAATCCAAACAATCATTTATATTTGGAAATGTCCCTACAGGAGTGCATTGGATAATTATTTTATGTTCCTGAACGGTCTCTACATCAAGGTTGTTAAAGTTTATTTCAGAATTTCTCGATACAATCATAGAAGGAATGTTATGTTTTTCTAAAACATATTGTACTGCTTTTGCGGCACCTCCGTTTC
This genomic window from Chryseobacterium sp. MEBOG06 contains:
- the ribD gene encoding bifunctional diaminohydroxyphosphoribosylaminopyrimidine deaminase/5-amino-6-(5-phosphoribosylamino)uracil reductase RibD yields the protein MNNDELYIKRCIELAQKALGNTYPNPLVGSVIVHNGEIIGEGYHHKAGENHAEINAINSVTNKELIPESTIYVSLEPCAHYGKTPPCALKIKELGFKKVVIGAMDSHDKVNGKGKKIIQDAGIEVISGILEDECIRLNKRFFTYHEKKRPYIILKWAESGDGFLDKDFKPTAISNKLTNQFVHQLRADEHAILVGTQTALNDNPSLTVRNLEGTNPVRILIDFDLKVPENFNIYNNEARTFVLNSIKEGHEGNIQFIKIEKENFLPALMQVLYKEQIQSVIIEGGRFTLKQFIDSSLWDETIVIKNENLKLENGTKAPKFDFNPYKIESFRNNDIKFFSNYF
- a CDS encoding DUF349 domain-containing protein, whose product is MITENNLSENEENKNPNEVSQETSENTVSHDAAPHDDDTEHVEEHEEVEISLADALKEMEKIINTPNAGENFKRFSQLKEKANHYIHDEVEDKKHEYAEGGNAPENFSYEHPLQTKYSALVNIFREKHDDFQKGQEEEQKKNLEHRQNIIERLKNLYTNSEPGINLFKSIREIKEEWAKAGQVAKSEFKILNNNYFHHLNQFYQMLDLNKEFLEQEYSHNLEKRQHIIARAQELENEPVIQKALNELQYLHKLWKEEAEPVAEEFREKTWEEFKEISNKIHERKSELSASIEKEQNTNLEKKNQIITEIKKLSEPSETPNHNYWQNAIKRVEDLRSEFLKTGSVPRKLSNQNWNDFKITLRAFNTTKNNYYKSLKGSQQANLEEKLQLIQTAQDNQNNEEWDISVPLFKKLQEDWKKIGHVPKSMTNKIWDEFRDACNAFFNNYREKSNTSTDNWKENYKNKKVLLDELKTVSNEEGSIEKIEQIKTAWNNIGKVPRDKISINTEFNKTLREKLKINKINELELKEEGLSENQLTDKARKIKNQISDLEGEIVKLENNLAFFTKPSRENPLLKDTYNTIDEKKAHLETLKQNLHNIIAGE